In the Leptospira limi genome, one interval contains:
- a CDS encoding family 43 glycosylhydrolase, whose protein sequence is MNKQNIYWQLYQEDPIIKPGFPSPILADPSFLFPESCPDGLWHLFAHNIFGVLEYVSEDGIHWKKKKSIVRNAMRPFIYFEDGTYYLYYEKYKFLHVLMSWFPYRKWKSKIEVKTSKDLVHWSAPKTVIVPKFPFHKDPNYGESVSNPCLLKFGNKYRMYFSSSLVMIPDCGFCEPKYITVAEASSPLGPFSYFSDPILSPNDMDPFCNLGAGSIKVIPWKGRYLGFQNGIFWNPVRKESCSAILFLQSEDGINFERINHTPILGPTGRGWKASHVYACDVKYSEAENIFILYFNARDKAHWTKGKEAIGLFVGKVEETKENRKSKSTSKSKKQVSRSLNNKPKEKAKVATKKILSKPKSKKSKSK, encoded by the coding sequence TTGAACAAACAAAACATCTATTGGCAACTCTACCAAGAGGATCCCATCATCAAACCAGGATTTCCATCTCCGATCCTGGCAGATCCTAGTTTTTTATTCCCTGAATCTTGCCCAGATGGTCTATGGCATCTCTTTGCACATAACATCTTCGGTGTGTTAGAGTATGTTTCTGAGGATGGTATCCATTGGAAAAAAAAGAAATCCATTGTTCGAAATGCAATGCGGCCTTTTATCTATTTCGAAGATGGAACTTATTATTTGTATTATGAAAAATACAAATTTTTACATGTCCTCATGTCTTGGTTTCCATATCGTAAATGGAAATCAAAAATTGAAGTGAAAACGAGCAAAGATTTAGTCCATTGGTCAGCTCCTAAAACCGTTATCGTACCAAAATTTCCATTTCATAAAGATCCAAACTATGGTGAATCTGTTAGTAATCCATGTCTTTTAAAGTTTGGAAATAAGTACAGAATGTACTTTTCATCATCACTTGTGATGATTCCTGATTGTGGTTTTTGTGAACCAAAGTACATTACGGTTGCAGAAGCCAGTTCCCCACTTGGTCCATTTTCGTATTTTTCAGATCCGATTTTGTCACCTAACGATATGGATCCATTTTGTAATTTGGGAGCCGGTTCTATTAAAGTAATCCCTTGGAAAGGTAGATACTTAGGGTTTCAAAATGGAATTTTTTGGAATCCCGTAAGGAAGGAATCTTGTTCGGCAATTCTATTTTTACAAAGTGAAGATGGAATCAATTTTGAACGAATTAACCACACACCAATTCTTGGTCCTACTGGGCGAGGTTGGAAAGCAAGCCATGTGTATGCATGTGACGTGAAGTATTCGGAAGCAGAAAATATTTTTATTCTCTACTTTAATGCAAGAGACAAAGCACATTGGACAAAGGGAAAAGAAGCCATTGGACTCTTTGTTGGAAAGGTGGAAGAAACAAAAGAGAATCGTAAATCTAAGTCCACTTCCAAATCAAAAAAACAGGTGAGTCGTTCCCTTAATAACAAACCGAAAGAGAAAGCGAAAGTGGCCACAAAAAAGATTCTATCAAAACCTAAATCAAAGAAGTCTAAATCCAAATGA
- a CDS encoding SRPBCC family protein, with the protein MNLGKKISIGIIGIIAVPLVLAIFLPSSYQVERTIDITKPASDVFAFIRLLKNQDQYSVWAKRDPDMKKIFKGEDGTVGFVSRWESQVKDVGVGEQEIKMINAETLEMQTELRFFEPFEGTERSYMKVSSLDPKKSKVIWGFDGSMPYPFNLMLLFMNFEEMIGNDFEEGLSNLKQVLEK; encoded by the coding sequence ATGAATCTAGGTAAAAAAATCTCAATCGGAATCATTGGAATCATCGCTGTCCCACTTGTCTTGGCAATATTTTTACCATCAAGTTACCAAGTGGAAAGGACAATTGACATAACCAAACCAGCAAGTGATGTGTTTGCATTCATTCGTTTGTTAAAGAACCAAGACCAATACAGTGTATGGGCAAAACGTGATCCCGATATGAAAAAGATTTTTAAAGGGGAAGACGGAACAGTTGGTTTTGTTTCCCGTTGGGAAAGCCAAGTGAAAGACGTTGGTGTCGGTGAACAAGAGATTAAAATGATCAATGCCGAAACATTAGAGATGCAAACCGAATTACGATTTTTTGAACCGTTTGAAGGAACTGAGAGAAGTTATATGAAAGTTTCTTCTTTAGATCCAAAAAAATCAAAAGTAATTTGGGGTTTTGATGGATCCATGCCTTATCCATTTAATTTGATGTTACTCTTTATGAATTTTGAAGAAATGATTGGGAATGATTTTGAAGAAGGTCTTTCCAATTTAAAACAAGTATTAGAAAAATAA
- a CDS encoding MFS transporter has translation MYKSLRQWFAPAPAIPQKSKEEISTLYPKLRFQVLESTFIGYTVYYLTRNNFSPVSKEIGEALSYSKSDLGDILAVTAITYGIGKFFMGALSDRSNPKKFMAVGLLLTAILNFSFGFANHYWIHLILWGANGLVQGMGWPPCGRSLGHWYSVRERGTTFAFWNIAHNIGGGIVGVVASHSAAKFGWQYAFFVPGVIALLGSVYLYLRLVDTPQSEGLPPIEEYRNDYPPEEKENHESELTTKQLIVEQVLLNKYIWLFAIINFFVYIIRYSLIDWGPTYLKETKGADLLGGGYSTLILEFGGIGSTILMGWVSDKFDGRRGMVSLLCIIPIFFAFLGILFNPPGNIWIDYVLFGLIGLFIYPPVMLLGVAGMDFTSKKAVGTAAGFIGLFGSLGRTAQGKGIAVLSTNYSWDVALGAILVSTLIAIFLLFFSWNLRPRG, from the coding sequence ATGTACAAGTCCCTTCGTCAGTGGTTTGCACCAGCACCCGCGATCCCACAAAAATCGAAAGAAGAAATTTCAACTCTTTATCCAAAACTAAGGTTCCAAGTATTAGAATCGACTTTCATTGGTTATACGGTATACTACTTAACACGTAATAATTTTTCTCCCGTTTCGAAAGAAATTGGGGAAGCATTGTCTTATTCCAAATCTGATTTGGGTGACATCTTAGCCGTAACTGCCATCACTTATGGAATTGGAAAATTTTTTATGGGTGCACTATCCGATCGTTCCAATCCTAAAAAATTTATGGCAGTAGGATTATTACTCACCGCCATTCTAAATTTTTCATTTGGATTTGCGAATCATTATTGGATCCATTTAATTTTATGGGGAGCCAATGGACTTGTACAAGGAATGGGTTGGCCTCCCTGTGGTCGATCCCTGGGGCATTGGTATTCGGTTAGGGAAAGGGGTACTACATTTGCTTTTTGGAATATTGCACATAATATTGGAGGGGGGATTGTAGGAGTTGTTGCTTCTCATTCTGCAGCAAAATTTGGTTGGCAATATGCTTTTTTTGTACCAGGTGTGATTGCCTTACTTGGAAGTGTTTATTTATACCTTCGACTTGTAGACACACCTCAGTCTGAAGGACTTCCGCCAATAGAGGAATATCGAAATGATTATCCACCAGAAGAAAAAGAAAATCATGAATCAGAATTAACCACCAAACAACTGATTGTTGAGCAAGTATTATTGAACAAATACATTTGGTTATTTGCCATCATCAATTTTTTTGTTTATATCATCCGATATAGTTTAATTGATTGGGGTCCAACATATTTAAAAGAAACAAAAGGTGCTGATTTACTCGGAGGAGGTTATTCCACTTTGATTTTAGAATTTGGTGGAATTGGATCTACTATTCTTATGGGATGGGTATCCGACAAGTTTGACGGAAGAAGGGGAATGGTTAGTTTACTTTGTATCATTCCTATCTTTTTTGCATTTTTAGGAATTTTATTCAATCCTCCAGGTAATATTTGGATCGACTATGTTCTGTTTGGTTTGATTGGTTTGTTTATTTACCCACCAGTGATGTTGTTAGGTGTAGCGGGTATGGATTTTACATCCAAAAAAGCGGTTGGTACGGCCGCTGGTTTTATTGGGTTATTTGGATCACTCGGACGCACCGCACAAGGGAAAGGAATTGCTGTTTTATCAACAAATTATTCCTGGGATGTTGCCCTTGGAGCAATTCTAGTTTCCACTCTCATTGCAATTTTCCTATTGTTTTTTAGTTGGAATTTACGTCCTAGAGGTTAA